One window of Pelmatolapia mariae isolate MD_Pm_ZW linkage group LG18, Pm_UMD_F_2, whole genome shotgun sequence genomic DNA carries:
- the LOC134616642 gene encoding alpha-amylase gives MKLFILVALFGLGLAQHNPQFKNGRTSIVHLFEWRWADIAQECERFLGPKGFGGVQISPPNEHILVNNPFRPWWQRYQPISYNLCSRSGSEAELKDMITRCNNVGVNIYVDAVINHMCGSGGGAGTHSSCGSWFDAGKEDFPSVPFSYLDFNDNKCKTGSGEIENYGDIYQVRDCRLVGLLDLALEKDYVRGKVAEYMNKLINMGVAGFRVDACKHMWPGDLSAVYGRLNNLNTQWFSGGSRPFIYQEVIDLGGEPITANEYVSLGRVTEFKYGANLGEVFRKWNNQKLSYTKNWGEGWGFMANGNALVFTDNHDNQRGHGAGGASILTFWDPRLYKMAVAYMLAHPYGVTRVMSSYRWDRNIVNGQDQNDWIGPPSNGDGSTKPVTINSDQTCGNGWVCEHRWRQITNMVTFRNVVNGQPHSNWWDNQGNQVAFGRGNRGFIIFNNEDWDLNVTLNTGLPGGTYCDVISGQKQGSSCTGKQVSVGGDGRATFSISGKDEDPFIAIHADSKL, from the exons ATGAAGTTGTTCATCTTGGTGGCTCTGTTCGGGCTTGGCTTGGCCCAGCACAACCCCCAATTTAAGAATGGAAGGACTTCCATCGTCCACCTGTTTGAGTGGCGTTGGGCTGACATTGCTCAAGAGTGTGAACGCTTCTTGGGTCCCAAAGGCTTTGGCGGAGTTCAG ATCTCTCCTCCAAATGAACACATTCTGGTGAACAATCCCTTCAGGCCCTGGTGGCAGAGATACCAGCCAATCAGCTACAACCTCTGCTCAAGATCTGGCAGTGAGGCAGAACTGAAAGACATGATCACCCGCTGCAACAACGTTGGG GTTAACATCTATGTGGATGCTGTTATCAACCACATGTGTGGATCTGGTGGCGGAGCAGGAACCCACTCTTCATGTGGAAGCTGGTTTGATGCTGGCAAAGAAGATTTCCCCAGTGTCCCATTTTCTTACTTGGACTTCAATGACAATAAGTGCAAGACTGGGAGTGGTGAAATTGAGAACTATGGTGATATATATCAG GTACGTGACTGCCGTCTGGTGGGTCTGCTGGATCTTGCCCTGGAGAAAGACTATGTTAGGGGCAAAGTGGCCGAGTACATGAACAAGCTGATTAACATGGGTGTGGCTGGATTCAGAGTGGATGCCTGCAAACACATGTGGCCTGGTGATCTGAGTGCTGTCTATGGTCGTCTGAACAACCTTAACACCCAGTGGTTCTCCGGTGGCTCCAGACCTTTCATCTATCAGGAG GTTATTGATCTGGGAGGTGAGCCCATTACAGCTAATGAGTACGTCAGCCTTGGAAGAGTGACTGAGTTTAAATATGGCGCCAATCTGGGAGAGGTCTTCAGAAAGTGGAACAACCAGAAGCTTTCCTACACTAA GAACTGGGGAGAAGGATGGGGTTTCATGGCTAACGGGAATGCTCTCGTCTTCACTGACAACCATGATAACCAAAGAGGCCATGGTGCTGGCGGTGCATCCATCCTTACATTCTGGGACCCCAGGCTCTACAAGATGGCTGTTGCTTACATGCTTGCCCACCCTTACGGTGTAACCAGGGTCATGTCTAGCTATCGGTGGGACCGCAACATTGTAAACGGACAA GATCAGAATGACTGGATTGGACCCCCCAGCAATGGTGATGGGTCAACCAAGCCTGTTACTATCAACTCTGACCAGACCTGTGGGAATGGATGGGTTTGTGAGCATAGATGGCGTCAGATCAC TAACATGGTCACTTTCCGTAATGTGGTCAATGGACAGCCTCACTCCAACTGGTGGGACAACCAGGGCAACCAGGTTGCCTTTGGCCGTGGTAATCGTGGTTTCATCATTTTTAACAATGAGGACTG GGACCTGAACGTCACCCTGAACACAGGCTTGCCTGGTGGCACCTACTGTGACGTCATCTCTGGTCAGAAACAAGGAAGCAGCTGCACTGGGAAGCAGGTCAGTGTTGGTGGTGATGGCCGTGCCACCTTCTCAATCAGCGGCAAAGATGAGGACCCCTTCATCGCTATCCATGCAGATTCTAAGCTGTAA